One window of Oryza brachyantha chromosome 12, ObraRS2, whole genome shotgun sequence genomic DNA carries:
- the LOC102712316 gene encoding uncharacterized protein LOC102712316 isoform X2, giving the protein MRGSADLGWIRGGDMYEDRFDGVLLAHEVIVDGGQAKILNGLVPFFGVLVHANLLLYSPQPDMILEGKVELLGKESIHAIVLGVFSAAIMSDDINERFKFKRRGDRGKFISRSDKHHVIRKGSMIRFSVKRVDTEMNCHITGSLIPPHTGSMHWLSIHDAEYTSEINSHIRRSGNIRIKIEQNEQDHRTLDNEDGVISSERPHKSRKRALEE; this is encoded by the exons ATGCGAGGTTCCGCTGATCTTGGTTGGATTAGAGGAGGAGACAT GTATGAAGACCGCTTTGACGGTGTGTTATTAGCTCATGAGGTTATCGTCGATGGTGGTCAAGCGAAGATCCTGAATGGTTTGGTGCCATTTTTCGGCGTACTGGTGCATGCGAATCTGCTGCTCTATTCTCCCCAGCCGGACATGATCCTTG AGGGGAAGGTTGAACTGCTTGGGAAGGAATCAATCCATGCCATTGTACTAGGGGTTTTCTCAGCAGCCATCATGTCAGATGATATTAATGAGAGGTTCAAGTTCAAAAGA AGAGGTGATCGAGGAAAATTCATAAGCCGGTCGGACAAACATCATGTGATAAGAAAGGGAAGCATGATACGGTTTTCTGTAAAAAG GGTGGATACAGAAATGAATTGTCACATAACTGGATCTTTAATCCCACCTCATACTGGATCCATGCATTGGCTATCAATCCATGATGCCGAATATACATCAGAAATCAACAG TCATATAAGGAGATCAGGCAATATTAGAATTAAAATTGAGCAGAACGAACAAGATCACAGAACATTGGACAATGAAGATGGCGTGATAAGTTCTGAACGACCGCACAAGTCCCGAAAGAGGGCTTTAGAAGAATGA
- the LOC102712316 gene encoding DNA-directed RNA polymerase I subunit rpa43-like isoform X1, with translation MQALREAEAELTVYVHPSNAADVRRAVARQLSTTLFSYEDRFDGVLLAHEVIVDGGQAKILNGLVPFFGVLVHANLLLYSPQPDMILEGKVELLGKESIHAIVLGVFSAAIMSDDINERFKFKRRGDRGKFISRSDKHHVIRKGSMIRFSVKRVDTEMNCHITGSLIPPHTGSMHWLSIHDAEYTSEINSHIRRSGNIRIKIEQNEQDHRTLDNEDGVISSERPHKSRKRALEE, from the exons atgcAGGCGCTccgggaggcggaggccgagCTGACGGTGTACGTGCACCCCTCCAACGCCGCCGacgtccgccgcgccgtcgcccgccaGCTCAGCACCACCCTCTTCTC GTATGAAGACCGCTTTGACGGTGTGTTATTAGCTCATGAGGTTATCGTCGATGGTGGTCAAGCGAAGATCCTGAATGGTTTGGTGCCATTTTTCGGCGTACTGGTGCATGCGAATCTGCTGCTCTATTCTCCCCAGCCGGACATGATCCTTG AGGGGAAGGTTGAACTGCTTGGGAAGGAATCAATCCATGCCATTGTACTAGGGGTTTTCTCAGCAGCCATCATGTCAGATGATATTAATGAGAGGTTCAAGTTCAAAAGA AGAGGTGATCGAGGAAAATTCATAAGCCGGTCGGACAAACATCATGTGATAAGAAAGGGAAGCATGATACGGTTTTCTGTAAAAAG GGTGGATACAGAAATGAATTGTCACATAACTGGATCTTTAATCCCACCTCATACTGGATCCATGCATTGGCTATCAATCCATGATGCCGAATATACATCAGAAATCAACAG TCATATAAGGAGATCAGGCAATATTAGAATTAAAATTGAGCAGAACGAACAAGATCACAGAACATTGGACAATGAAGATGGCGTGATAAGTTCTGAACGACCGCACAAGTCCCGAAAGAGGGCTTTAGAAGAATGA